In Microbacterium enclense, one genomic interval encodes:
- a CDS encoding DNA topoisomerase IV subunit B produces MVTSEYSAHHLQVLEGLEAVRKRPGMYIGSTDSRGLMHCLWEIIDNSVDEALAGHGSRIDIVLHSDGSVEVRDRARGIPVDVEPRTGLTGVEVVFTKLHAGGKFGGGSYAASGGLHGVGASVVNALSERLDVEVDRAGKTYAMSFHRGEPGLFAGDTPDSTFTPFERSSELRVVGKAPRGVTGTRIRYWADRQIFTKDAAFGVDELVQRVRQTAFLVPGLEIVVLDERGEEKIETSYRFDGGISEFAEFLAPDAAVTDTWRLTGSGTFTETVPVLQPGGSMVPTDVERECEVDIAVRWGTGYDTTSRSFVNIIATPKGGTHQQGFEQGLMKVLRGQVEQNARKLKVGNDKIEKDDLLAGLTAVLTVRLPEPQFEGQTKEVLGTPAVRQIVASVVQKELAARFASPKRDDKAQTAQLLEKIVSEMKARISARTHKETQRRKNALESSSLPSKLVDCRSNDVDNSELFIVEGNSALGTARDARNSEYQALLPIRGKILNTQKASISDMLSNAECASIIQVIGAGSGRSFDLSAARYGKIILMSDADVDGAHIRTLLLTLFFRYMRPLVEAGRVFAAVPPLHRVIVMNPGSKPNETIYTYSEQELHALLARLKKSNKRWQEPIQRYKGLGEMDADQLATTTMDRAGRTLRRVQVEHIEQAAEVFDLLMGSEVAPRREFIIDSSDRLARESIDV; encoded by the coding sequence ATCGTGACGTCCGAGTACTCCGCCCATCATCTCCAGGTCCTCGAGGGACTCGAGGCCGTGCGCAAGCGCCCGGGCATGTACATCGGCTCGACCGATTCGCGCGGTCTCATGCACTGCCTGTGGGAGATCATCGACAACTCCGTCGATGAGGCCCTGGCCGGCCACGGCTCGCGCATCGACATCGTGCTGCACTCCGACGGAAGTGTCGAAGTGCGCGACCGGGCCCGAGGCATCCCCGTCGATGTCGAGCCCCGCACCGGTCTCACGGGAGTCGAGGTCGTCTTCACCAAGCTCCACGCCGGCGGAAAGTTCGGCGGCGGATCGTACGCGGCGTCCGGCGGCCTGCACGGCGTCGGCGCCTCCGTGGTCAACGCCCTGTCCGAGCGCCTCGACGTCGAGGTCGACCGGGCGGGCAAGACCTACGCGATGTCGTTCCACCGCGGCGAGCCAGGCCTGTTCGCGGGCGACACCCCTGACTCCACCTTCACCCCGTTCGAGCGCAGCAGCGAGCTGAGAGTCGTGGGCAAGGCGCCGCGCGGCGTGACGGGGACGCGAATCCGCTATTGGGCGGACCGCCAGATCTTCACGAAAGACGCCGCCTTCGGGGTGGACGAGCTCGTCCAGCGCGTCCGCCAGACGGCGTTCCTCGTGCCCGGACTCGAGATCGTCGTCCTCGACGAGCGCGGCGAGGAGAAGATCGAGACCAGCTACCGCTTCGACGGGGGCATCTCGGAGTTCGCGGAGTTCCTGGCCCCCGACGCCGCCGTGACCGACACCTGGCGCCTCACCGGCTCGGGCACCTTCACCGAGACCGTCCCCGTGCTCCAGCCGGGCGGTTCAATGGTGCCCACCGACGTCGAGCGCGAGTGCGAGGTCGACATCGCCGTGCGGTGGGGCACCGGCTACGACACCACCTCGCGGTCCTTCGTCAACATCATCGCCACGCCCAAGGGCGGGACGCACCAGCAGGGCTTCGAGCAGGGTCTGATGAAGGTTCTGCGCGGACAGGTCGAGCAGAACGCCCGCAAGCTCAAGGTCGGCAACGACAAGATCGAGAAAGACGACCTCCTCGCCGGCCTGACGGCCGTGTTGACCGTGCGTCTGCCCGAGCCTCAGTTCGAGGGCCAGACCAAGGAAGTGCTCGGGACTCCCGCGGTGCGCCAGATCGTGGCATCCGTCGTGCAGAAAGAGCTCGCGGCCCGCTTCGCCTCACCGAAGCGCGACGACAAGGCGCAGACGGCGCAGCTGCTCGAGAAGATCGTCTCGGAGATGAAGGCCCGCATCTCGGCGCGCACCCACAAAGAGACGCAACGCCGCAAGAACGCCCTCGAGTCGTCATCACTGCCCTCGAAGCTCGTCGACTGCCGTTCAAACGACGTCGACAACTCCGAATTGTTCATCGTCGAGGGAAACTCCGCGCTCGGTACCGCCCGCGACGCGCGCAACAGCGAGTACCAGGCACTCCTGCCCATCCGCGGCAAGATCCTCAACACGCAGAAGGCATCGATCAGCGACATGCTGTCGAACGCCGAGTGCGCCTCGATCATCCAGGTGATCGGCGCCGGATCCGGACGCTCGTTCGACCTGAGCGCAGCCCGCTACGGCAAGATCATCCTGATGAGCGACGCCGACGTCGACGGCGCGCACATCCGCACGCTCCTGCTCACGCTGTTCTTCCGGTACATGCGCCCTCTCGTGGAGGCCGGCCGCGTGTTCGCCGCCGTGCCGCCGCTGCACCGGGTGATCGTGATGAACCCGGGGTCGAAGCCGAACGAGACGATCTACACCTACAGCGAGCAGGAACTGCACGCCCTCCTCGCGCGTCTGAAGAAGTCGAACAAGCGGTGGCAGGAGCCGATCCAGCGATACAAGGGTCTGGGCGAGATGGATGCCGACCAGCTCGCGACCACCACGATGGACCGTGCCGGCCGCACTCTGCGCCGCGTGCAGGTCGAGCACATCGAGCAGGCGGCCGAGGTGTTCGATCTGCTGATGGGCAGCGAGGTGGCCCCTCGCCGCGAGTTCATCATCGATTCCAGCGACCGCCTCGCGCGAGAGAGCATCGACGTCTGA